From Montipora foliosa isolate CH-2021 chromosome 6, ASM3666993v2, whole genome shotgun sequence, a single genomic window includes:
- the LOC138006775 gene encoding protein FAM193A-like has product MSCDEKTNKRKKKRSKQSSISETTPQAPKSVENHEEENMVKAETEPDVTLPQELLNKTSRVDNTPKPGTPCIDGERCLLCDKDRYEKSKQGEPVKSTQPTNSNGSLVSQTPLWVCPDCRRHLEDVERRALMEPSLQSSSKGQDIMQKPTLNLTLSITTKPCDQQVKCSCNRSFTKPEVTTEVVTEKERQQLWCCWGEVRNIVRCIYREAGTSLADEEETVRNSLDENRLKVKVEKLLKSDPAQLFEKLEIQAREYVREVKVRLVKYLTSCPLSPNHAKEFFTMLLDEYQALSKAFDILRPFFSRLDFEHLREFGLSWDLLHKHLFYTEIYRDPAVYGNLPGLITQLRLGAVSQENFHTDTFPDLLHRYLNFTDDLTEIEFSWKESERAFKQYKEKQAQLREKSGTAKIEWEDDIMSAEWRTKILRTATQQRCQCGHCNIPSSPLNSPLSMLPPFKPATSHLKGCICNPGASTQSGSGHGQVQWSNPANVPSFGPHLLTTNDLHGIPPSQLLQPSFTMNGLGSTCLSPACSNTTGYRDEVKNINQSPGGKMADCQCNKCPFHGAKDQESRLKSDLKSFTAHTIPPLPNNNHIHSNHCHPHHKKLPPPTPLHCPLEGPPPDLHGFLLDSSLKHVNYNGYHNNLDGCGEIDDVDDDDDENSLSDSNSDYENDDDEDDDEDDDGDESSCSPRRTSQSSDIDGLGLDVPPGSPCSVRSSGDGSSCEIPTVNQCTSSTEDGRTDRGKYCDCCYCEFFGHAAPPVAPTSHNYTEMRDKLRLRLNKRQNSKPGTLEHKMALNKETHFNPNQPLQEEKKKNAPVVDHRSVDDLLTFINGQRMEEERLGGKSKAQKKARQKQKKAAEQAKQKKNPNSENNKVSQSLSSAGCEKKIEAHDNNADVVLSNTRLLEERQKREKPVTNVKEEKKPSQRRKVEEQKRKQPETLDEGCSSRKKQSHASQDVTVSRQGLRETCNGKETRQKSEQKSEKKRQESVSPDPTKFKKSDAGKSENGGRLPQKKQGKKKKKVSLDDVFLPREDIENDKLILMDEAERELEEFKRFCMNLTPVERRERIPVNVNLKGLLNGRKNGSS; this is encoded by the exons ACTCCGTTGTGGGTGTGCCCAGATTGTAGAAGACACCTGGAAGATGTTGAACGTCGTGCATTGATGGAGCCTTCATTGCAATCAAGTTCAAAG GGACAAGACATAATGCAAAAACCTACCTTGAATCTCACGCTCTCGATAACAACGAAACCATGTGACCAACAAGTGAAGTGCAGCTGCAACAGAAG TTTCACAAAACCAGAAGTAACCACTGAAGTTGTCACAGAGAAAGAAAGACAACAACTTTGG TGTTGTTGGGGTGAAGTGCGTAACATTGTTCGCTGTATTTACAGAGAAGCTGGAACATCTTTAGCAG ATGAGGAAGAAACAGTCCGAAATTCTTTAGACGAGAACAGACTCAAAGTCAAAGTAGAGAA GTTATTAAAGAGTGATCCAGCTCAACTGTTTGAAAAGCTTGAAATTCAAGCAAG AGAATATGTCCGGGAAGTCAAGGTCCGCCTTGTCAAGTACCTGACATCTTGTCCCCTTTCCCCTAACCACGCCAAGGAATTTTTCACAATGCTACTGGATGAGTACCAAGCACTATCAAAGGCATTTGACATTCTTCGGCCATTTTTCTCCAGACTG GATTTTGAGCATTTAAGAGAATTTGGTCTTAGTTGGGACCTTCTTCACAAACACCTATTTTACacagaaatctatcgcgatccAGCGGTGTATGGTAATCTTCCTGGATTAATCACGCAGTTAAG ACTTGGTGCAGTTTCTCAAGAAAATTTTCACACAGATACATTTCCGGATTTACTACACAG GTATCTTAACTTTACTGATGATCTTACCGAGATAGAGTTTTCTTGGAAAGAAAGTGAACGAGCTTTCAAACAGTATAAGGAAAAACAG GCTCAGCTGCGTGAAAAAAGTGGCACAGCAAAAATAGAGTGGGAGGATGATATAATGAGTGCGGAATGGAGAACTAAG ATATTAAGGACGGCCACACAGCAGAG ATGCCAGTGTGGCCATTGCAATATCCCTTCATCACCGTTAAATTCACCTCTGTCTATGTTGCCACCTTTCAAGCCCGCGACATCTCACTTGAAAGGGTGCATCTGTAACCCCGGAGCATCAACGCAGAGTGGTAGTGGCCACGGACAAGTGCAGTGGAGCAATCCAGCAAATGTTCCAAGCTTTGGTCCACACCTGCTAACAACCAATGATCTTCATGGTATCCCACCGTCACAGCTTCTACAGCCATCTTTCACAATGAATGGTCTGGGAAGTACTTGTCTCTCTCCAGCTTGTAGCAATACAACAGGGTATAGGGACGAAGTGAAGAACATTAATCAG TCCCCAGGTGGCAAAATGGCAGACTGTCAGTGTAACAAGTGTCCATTCCATGGTGCAAAGGACCAAGAAAGCAGATTAAAATCGGACCTCAAAAGCTTCACTGCCCATACCATCCCTCCCCTTCCAAACAACAACCACATACACAGCAATCATTGCCATCCCCACCACAAGAAACTCCCTCCCCCCACACCACTTCACTGCCCCTTAGAGGGGCCCCCTCCGGATCTCCATGGCTTCCTCCTGGACAGTTCTCTAAAGCATGTCAATTATAATGGTTACCATAACAACTTGGATGGCTGCGGGGAGATCGATGACgttgacgatgacgatgatgaaaaCAGCTTAAGTGACAGCAACAGTGATTAcgagaatgatgatgatgaagatgatgatgaagatgacgatggGGATGAAAGCAGTTGTTCCCCTCGAAGAACCAGTCAATCCTCAG ATATTGATGGCTTGGGTCTTGACGTCCCCCCAGGGTCCCCCTGTAGTGTGAGGAGCAGTGGAGATGGCAGTTCATGTGAGATTCCAACTGTCAATCAATGTACGTCGTCAACAGAGGATGGTCGAACGGATCGTGGCAAATATTGTGACTGTTGCTACTGTGAATTCTTTGGTCACGCTGCG CCTCCCGTGGCACCTACCAGCCACAACTACACAGAAATGAGAGACAAGTTAAGACTCCGGCTTAATAAACGGCAG AACTCTAAACCCGGAACATTGGAACATAAGATGGCCTTGAACAAGGAGACGCATTTTAAT CCTAACCAGCCCCTTCAagaggaaaagaagaagaacgCTCCAGTAGTCGATCACCGATCTGTGGACGATCTTCTTACGTTCATAAATGGACAGAGAATGGAGGAAGAAAGACTGGGAGGAAAATCGAAAGCACAGAAAAAAGCACGGCAAAAACAGAAGAAG GCGGCTGAACAAGCGAAGCAGAAGAAAAATCCAAACAGTGAAAATAACAAAGTTTCACAATCCTTGTCATCTGCGGGCTGTGAGAAGAAGATCGAGGCTCATGACAATAATGCTGATGTTGTACTCAGTAACACGCGGTTGTTAGAGGAAAGGCAGAAGCGGGAAAAGCCGGTCACAAATGTCAAAGAAGAGAAGAAACCATCGCAGCGAAGGAAGGTAGAGGAGCAAAAACGAAAGCAACCTGAAACGTTGGACGAAGGATGCTCGTCACGCAAAAAGCAAAGTCACGCGAGTCAAGATGTAACGGTGTCACGTCAGGGCTTAAGAGAAACTTGCAATGGAAAGGAAACGCGACAGAAGTCCGAGCAAAAGTCGGAGAAGAAACGGCAAGAATCGGTGTCTCCTGACCCAACTAAATTTAAGAAGTCTGATGCTGGTAAATCAGAAAACGGTGGCAGGTTACCACAGaagaaacaaggaaaaaagaaaaagaaggtgTCACTAG ATGACGTTTTCTTACCGCGTGAAGACATTGAG aaTGACAAGCTTATACTGATGGATGAAGCCGAACGTGAATTAGAAGAGTTCAAAAG ATTCTGCATGAACCTGACCCCTGTGGAAAGACGAGAGCGTATTCCCGTCAATGTCAACTTGAAGGGCCTCTTGAATGGCAGGAAAAATGGTTCATCTTAA